The following proteins come from a genomic window of Blattabacterium cuenoti:
- the dnaE gene encoding DNA polymerase III subunit alpha produces the protein MYLIVDTETTGLPRSYNSPITHIDNWPRIVQISWQSHNVVGDFIEFKNFIIKPDNYDIPFNAFKIHGITNEKAEKYGFDLNFVLHEFQKSLDQSQCLIGHNLKFDIKVIECEFFRKKISISFKKKKNLDTKEISVSYCKLLGSGKKFKWPTLSELYQKLFGEKIANFHNAANDVKATARSFLELLRIGVISHQEIGVKEDILLSFRKNHTQKISSSMVFLQEKDLPYLEKVKKNILKNDETLDEKLKQKKYSHIHNHTYFSILHSTIDIQSLVRRAFHFNMPAVGITDYGNMMGSFHFLNAIHSINKKYYPEKSIKGIVGCEVFISNNYLQKKFTKEEPDQRYQQVLLSKNKKGYHNLTKLCSLGFTEGFYAGIPRIGKKLIEKYKENLIALTGDLNAEIPYTILNYGEKKAEKVFLWWKDLFGDDLYIELFRHGLEEEDYVNNILLKFSKKYHVKYIIQNNTFYLDKKEANAHDILLCVKNGEKQLTPIGKGRGYRFGFPNHEFYFKSTEEMKKIFFDFPESFDFLEELINKIESYHLFHKTLLPKFQIPKSFEDPTDKIDGGNRGENRFLKKITFDGAKKRYKHITKKIQERILFELKTIEKIGYPGYFLIVHNFISQARKMNISVGPGRGSVAGSIVAYCIEITNIDPMIYNLLFERFLNPDRISLPDIDIDFDDRGREKIIEWVVQKYGKNQVAQIITYATMGAKSSIRDTGRVLNLSLKKTDCMAKMVPNMFSLKTILYDNNIPEKIIINKEEISNVQKLRKIAKDQNTLEGKVLRQAEILEGTIRSTGVHACGIIISPYKIQEYIPVSVSKESDLLLTQFDNHVVEHAGLLKMDFLGLKTLTIIKDAMNLIEKRGKNINFTEHSFPLKDEKTYYLFQKGETVAVFQYESTGMQKYLRKLKPDKFDDLIAMTALYRPGPLQYIPNFISRKHGKEIITYDLPEMEEFLKETYGITIYQEQVMLIAQKIADFTKGEADILRISMGKKQKEKLNTMKNFFLNRAMKKGYPKNILEKIWKDWEYFSCYAFNKSHATCYAYIAFQTAYLKAHFPCEYMASVLSNNMHNMKQLTFLIEECKKMNISVITPDINESNSFFKVTGSNCIRFGLAGIKGVGKNAVKILFQERKKNGPYTSIFNLVQRVDLRVVNKKTLESLILSGSLDSFHIDREQYFHIGSDDQLSTLEKIIRFGSKLRKTKNKIEEPIIMKCDLWSNTYKLSKEKEVLGVYASAHPLDDFCYEMKYCTNTSLKKLKNNESFFMGKKMYVCGIVTQIEKKIYIKNGIKYGIFLLEDYNSSKEFRIYGQQYLKYEPLLIQNNPLYLCFSIDPSKYKKYKITILHIENLQNVLKKLVHKLIIKININNLNSVFINSIEKLFSQQQIGNQKLNIVLYDKVDQVFLNFESIKYEININSSFLKKLEKIKGLDFCLN, from the coding sequence ATGTACCTTATTGTTGATACTGAAACAACAGGATTGCCTAGATCTTATAATTCTCCAATTACTCATATAGATAATTGGCCAAGAATTGTACAAATCTCATGGCAAAGTCATAATGTTGTAGGAGATTTCATAGAATTTAAAAATTTTATTATAAAGCCAGATAATTATGATATTCCTTTTAATGCTTTTAAAATTCATGGAATAACTAATGAAAAAGCAGAAAAATATGGATTTGATTTAAATTTTGTTCTACATGAATTTCAAAAATCTCTTGATCAATCTCAATGTTTAATTGGACACAATTTAAAATTTGATATAAAAGTTATTGAATGTGAATTTTTTAGAAAAAAAATTTCTATTTCTTTTAAAAAGAAAAAAAATTTAGATACTAAAGAAATTTCTGTTTCTTATTGCAAATTATTAGGAAGTGGAAAAAAATTCAAATGGCCTACATTATCTGAATTATATCAAAAGCTTTTTGGAGAGAAAATTGCCAATTTTCATAATGCAGCAAATGATGTAAAAGCTACAGCACGTTCTTTTTTGGAATTATTACGAATTGGAGTAATCTCACATCAAGAAATAGGGGTTAAAGAAGATATTTTATTGAGTTTTAGAAAAAATCATACCCAAAAAATTTCTTCTTCTATGGTTTTCCTTCAAGAAAAGGATTTGCCTTATTTAGAAAAAGTAAAAAAAAATATTTTAAAAAATGATGAGACATTAGATGAAAAATTGAAACAAAAAAAATATTCTCATATTCATAATCATACTTATTTTTCTATTCTTCATTCAACTATAGATATTCAATCCTTAGTAAGAAGAGCTTTTCATTTTAATATGCCAGCTGTAGGCATAACAGATTATGGAAATATGATGGGATCTTTTCATTTTTTAAATGCTATTCATTCTATAAATAAAAAATATTATCCAGAAAAATCAATTAAAGGAATCGTAGGTTGTGAAGTATTTATTTCAAATAATTATTTACAAAAAAAATTTACGAAAGAAGAACCGGATCAACGATATCAACAAGTTCTTTTATCCAAAAATAAAAAAGGTTATCATAATTTAACAAAACTTTGTTCATTGGGTTTTACAGAAGGGTTTTATGCTGGAATTCCTAGAATTGGAAAAAAGTTGATAGAAAAATACAAGGAAAATTTAATTGCTCTTACTGGAGACTTAAATGCAGAAATCCCATATACTATTCTGAATTATGGTGAAAAAAAAGCAGAAAAAGTTTTTTTATGGTGGAAGGATCTTTTTGGTGATGATTTATACATAGAATTATTTCGTCATGGATTAGAAGAAGAAGATTATGTCAATAATATTTTACTGAAATTTTCAAAAAAATATCATGTAAAATATATTATACAAAATAATACTTTTTATTTAGACAAAAAAGAAGCAAATGCTCATGATATTTTACTTTGTGTAAAAAATGGAGAAAAACAATTAACTCCCATAGGAAAAGGAAGAGGTTATAGATTTGGTTTTCCCAATCATGAATTTTATTTTAAGAGCACAGAAGAAATGAAAAAAATATTTTTCGATTTTCCAGAATCTTTTGATTTTCTGGAGGAATTGATTAATAAAATTGAATCCTATCATCTTTTTCACAAAACATTACTTCCAAAATTTCAGATTCCGAAATCTTTTGAAGATCCTACAGACAAAATAGATGGAGGAAATAGAGGAGAAAATCGTTTTTTAAAAAAAATCACTTTTGATGGAGCCAAAAAACGTTATAAACATATTACAAAAAAAATTCAAGAAAGAATTCTTTTTGAATTAAAAACAATAGAAAAAATAGGCTATCCTGGTTATTTCCTCATTGTTCATAATTTCATATCTCAAGCTAGAAAAATGAATATTTCAGTGGGACCTGGAAGAGGATCCGTTGCAGGATCTATCGTCGCTTATTGCATAGAAATAACCAATATAGATCCCATGATCTATAATCTTCTTTTCGAACGATTTTTAAATCCGGATAGAATATCTTTGCCAGATATTGATATTGATTTTGATGACAGAGGACGTGAAAAAATTATTGAATGGGTTGTTCAAAAATATGGAAAAAATCAAGTAGCACAAATTATAACATATGCGACTATGGGAGCTAAATCTTCCATAAGAGATACTGGACGTGTGTTGAATTTGTCTCTAAAAAAAACAGATTGTATGGCAAAAATGGTTCCTAATATGTTTTCATTAAAAACAATTTTATATGATAATAATATACCAGAAAAGATCATAATAAATAAAGAAGAAATAAGTAATGTACAAAAACTGAGAAAGATAGCAAAAGATCAAAACACATTGGAGGGAAAAGTTTTGCGACAAGCAGAAATTTTAGAAGGAACTATAAGAAGTACAGGAGTACACGCTTGTGGAATCATAATTAGTCCATATAAGATTCAGGAATATATTCCAGTATCTGTATCAAAAGAATCTGATTTATTGCTTACGCAATTTGATAATCATGTGGTAGAACATGCTGGATTATTAAAAATGGATTTTTTGGGTTTAAAAACTCTTACTATTATTAAAGATGCTATGAATCTTATTGAAAAAAGAGGGAAAAATATAAATTTTACAGAACATTCATTTCCTTTAAAAGATGAGAAAACTTATTATCTTTTTCAAAAAGGAGAAACTGTAGCCGTTTTTCAATATGAATCTACAGGAATGCAAAAATATTTACGTAAACTAAAACCTGATAAATTCGATGATTTAATCGCAATGACAGCATTGTATAGACCAGGTCCTTTACAATATATTCCTAATTTTATATCAAGAAAACATGGAAAAGAAATTATCACCTATGATTTACCGGAAATGGAGGAATTTTTAAAAGAAACTTATGGAATAACAATATATCAAGAACAAGTCATGTTGATAGCCCAAAAAATCGCAGATTTTACCAAAGGAGAAGCGGATATATTGAGAATATCTATGGGAAAAAAACAAAAAGAAAAACTCAATACAATGAAAAATTTTTTTCTTAATAGAGCTATGAAAAAAGGTTATCCTAAAAATATATTAGAAAAAATATGGAAAGATTGGGAATATTTCTCTTGTTATGCTTTTAATAAATCTCATGCCACATGTTATGCCTATATCGCCTTTCAAACTGCTTATTTAAAAGCACATTTTCCGTGTGAATATATGGCTTCTGTATTAAGTAATAATATGCATAATATGAAACAGCTTACTTTTTTGATAGAAGAATGTAAAAAGATGAATATATCTGTAATTACTCCAGATATAAATGAAAGTAATTCTTTTTTTAAAGTTACTGGTTCTAATTGTATTAGATTTGGCCTTGCAGGAATCAAAGGAGTTGGAAAAAATGCTGTAAAAATTCTTTTTCAAGAAAGAAAAAAAAACGGTCCCTATACTTCTATTTTTAATTTGGTTCAAAGAGTAGATTTACGTGTAGTGAATAAAAAAACTTTAGAAAGTTTAATTTTATCAGGATCTTTAGATAGTTTTCATATTGATAGAGAACAATATTTTCACATTGGATCTGATGATCAATTAAGTACTTTAGAAAAAATTATTAGGTTTGGGTCCAAATTACGAAAAACAAAGAATAAAATAGAGGAGCCTATTATTATGAAATGTGATTTATGGAGTAATACATACAAGTTATCCAAAGAAAAAGAAGTGTTGGGTGTTTATGCTTCTGCACATCCATTGGATGATTTTTGTTATGAAATGAAATATTGTACGAATACATCTTTAAAAAAATTAAAGAATAATGAATCTTTTTTTATGGGAAAAAAAATGTATGTATGTGGAATTGTAACCCAAATCGAAAAAAAAATATATATAAAAAATGGAATAAAATATGGAATTTTTTTATTAGAAGATTATAATTCTTCTAAAGAATTCAGAATTTACGGACAGCAATATTTGAAATATGAACCTCTTTTGATTCAGAATAATCCGTTGTATTTATGTTTTTCTATTGATCCATCAAAATATAAAAAATATAAAATCACCATTTTACATATAGAAAACTTACAAAATGTTTTAAAAAAATTGGTACATAAACTGATCATAAAAATCAATATAAACAATTTAAATAGTGTATTTATAAATAGTATAGAAAAACTTTTTTCTCAACAACAAATAGGAAATCAAAAATTGAATATAGTTCTTTATGATAAAGTAGATCAAGTTTTTTTAAATTTCGAATCTATCAAATATGAAATTAACATTAATTCAAGTTTTTTAAAAAAATTGGAAAAAATAAAAGGATTAGATTTTTGTTTAAACTAA
- the rpsA gene encoding 30S ribosomal protein S1, which translates to MSNQTGEIKRKSPPSYEIQNEKQNDQKNIKNSFDWTKYETHFNNEIEEERKKLEEIYTKTLPNIQELEIYQGIVTHMLDTMIIVDIGFKAEGAIPISEFRENLNIQVGSKIEVMVVKIDYKGQCILSYQKAKMLRNWQRINQAYDKSEVILGYVAARTKGGLIVEIFDIECFLPGSHINVKPVRDYDTYVGKTMEIKVVKINQKTKNVVVSHKVLIERDIEEQRKEMISKLDKGQVLEGKIKNILPYGAFVDLGGVDALLHITDMSWPHINHPTEIVQLEQELKFVVLGVDKEKNRVQLGLKQLQPHPWNSLDKNLKIGSKVKGKVSVLADYGAFVEIIPGVEALLHISEMSWSTDLSSTQDFVQIGDELETVILTIDRKERKMSLSIKQLTPDPWINIQEKYSIGSEHIGIVKKFTNFGVFIELEQGVSGIIYTNDLSWIKKIKHPSEFCSINDKLKVIVLSIDLQTRRFNLGHKQLTENPWEKYEKIYSVGSIHNGIISNLFEKGASVKFTEDQKIEAFAPLRFLEKKNGSTIKKGENADFKIIEFNKETKKIVISHTSVYRDKDQKKEQRVKNRKFERSTLGDIAGLVKLKEQIEKEKNK; encoded by the coding sequence ATGTCTAATCAAACCGGAGAAATAAAAAGAAAATCACCCCCTTCATATGAAATCCAAAATGAAAAACAGAACGATCAGAAAAATATAAAAAACAGTTTTGATTGGACGAAATACGAAACTCATTTCAATAATGAGATAGAAGAAGAAAGAAAAAAATTGGAAGAAATATATACAAAAACTTTACCAAATATTCAAGAATTAGAAATATATCAAGGAATTGTAACACATATGTTGGATACAATGATTATTGTAGATATTGGATTTAAAGCAGAAGGAGCCATTCCTATAAGTGAATTTAGAGAAAACTTGAATATCCAAGTTGGGAGTAAAATAGAAGTTATGGTTGTTAAGATTGATTATAAAGGACAATGCATCCTTTCGTATCAAAAAGCAAAAATGTTAAGAAATTGGCAACGTATTAATCAAGCATATGACAAATCAGAGGTAATATTAGGTTATGTTGCAGCTAGAACAAAAGGAGGATTAATTGTTGAAATATTTGATATAGAATGTTTTTTGCCTGGATCACATATCAATGTGAAACCTGTTCGGGATTATGATACTTATGTAGGAAAAACTATGGAAATAAAAGTAGTTAAAATTAATCAAAAAACAAAAAATGTTGTTGTCTCTCATAAAGTGTTAATAGAAAGAGATATTGAAGAACAAAGAAAAGAAATGATATCAAAATTAGATAAAGGTCAAGTATTAGAAGGAAAAATCAAGAACATTCTTCCTTATGGAGCCTTTGTAGATTTAGGAGGGGTAGATGCTTTGCTTCATATTACCGATATGAGTTGGCCACATATTAACCATCCTACAGAGATAGTTCAATTAGAACAAGAATTAAAATTTGTTGTATTAGGTGTAGATAAAGAAAAAAATCGTGTACAATTGGGTTTAAAACAATTGCAACCTCACCCTTGGAATTCTTTAGATAAAAATTTAAAAATAGGAAGTAAAGTAAAAGGAAAAGTAAGTGTTTTAGCTGATTATGGAGCATTTGTTGAAATTATTCCAGGTGTAGAAGCATTATTGCATATTAGTGAAATGTCTTGGTCTACAGATTTATCATCTACTCAAGATTTTGTACAAATAGGGGATGAATTGGAGACTGTCATATTAACCATAGATCGTAAGGAAAGAAAAATGTCTTTAAGTATAAAACAATTAACACCAGATCCTTGGATTAATATACAAGAAAAATATTCTATAGGATCAGAACATATTGGAATTGTAAAAAAATTTACAAATTTTGGTGTTTTTATAGAATTGGAACAAGGGGTTTCTGGAATTATTTATACTAATGATCTTTCATGGATTAAAAAAATAAAACACCCTTCTGAATTTTGCAGTATTAATGATAAATTGAAAGTTATTGTACTTTCTATAGATCTTCAAACAAGAAGATTCAATTTAGGACATAAACAATTAACAGAAAATCCATGGGAAAAATATGAAAAAATTTATTCTGTTGGAAGTATTCACAATGGAATAATATCAAACTTATTTGAAAAGGGAGCTTCTGTGAAATTTACAGAAGACCAAAAAATAGAGGCTTTTGCTCCATTACGTTTTTTAGAGAAAAAAAATGGATCTACTATAAAAAAAGGAGAAAATGCTGATTTTAAAATAATTGAATTTAATAAAGAGACTAAAAAAATTGTGATTTCTCATACGTCTGTTTATCGTGATAAAGATCAAAAAAAAGAACAACGTGTGAAAAATAGAAAATTTGAGAGATCCACTCTAGGTGATATAGCTGGATTAGTTAAACTAAAAGAACAAATAGAAAAAGAAAAAAATAAATAG
- a CDS encoding ribonucleoside-diphosphate reductase subunit alpha, protein METHPIAEKEGWKVGKDFPVWANNELYLTTIKGGYLLDRESPFDAYKRLSQNAAKILKKPKIEGEFFNIFWKGWLIPSTPVMVNLGTKKGLPISCFSGRIGDSMYEIYRKNLEMAMLSKHGGGTSYDFSLIRPIGYSIKNGTLGTSDGIIPFIKSYDSTIVASKQGKTRRGAVAIYLNIEHKEYPEFLKIREPKGDINRQCHNVHQGVIISNSFMEKVLEKNGKERTLWIDTLKERVQTGEPYLFFQENANKNIPENWKKHGLKIHHSNLCSEIMLPTNENHTLVCCLSSLNLYRYIEWKNTNTVFYAILFLDAVMQEFIDKGKYIRGIEDAVRFAEKSRALGLGTLGWHSYLQSNMIPFISVKSKILTHNIFRYIQVETKKATKYLAKEYGESEWNIGTGRRNLTLMAMAPNRSSAKLAGGLSQGIEPLAANIYVDDDSKGMHIRKNPYLEKILIKNGNNLPEVWEQIANEKGSCLGLTSLSEEQKNVFRCFKEINQLELIKQASIRQRYIDQGQSINLSFHQNAPAKYINKVHLEAWKIGLKSLYYYRSESILRADIKRDLYLESML, encoded by the coding sequence ATGGAAACACACCCTATTGCAGAAAAAGAAGGATGGAAAGTAGGAAAAGATTTTCCCGTTTGGGCTAATAATGAATTATATTTAACTACAATTAAAGGTGGATATTTGTTAGATAGAGAATCTCCTTTTGATGCATACAAAAGGCTGTCACAAAATGCAGCAAAAATTTTAAAAAAACCAAAAATAGAAGGAGAATTTTTTAATATTTTTTGGAAAGGATGGCTTATTCCTTCTACTCCAGTTATGGTAAATCTTGGAACAAAAAAAGGTCTACCCATTAGTTGTTTTTCTGGAAGAATTGGGGATAGTATGTACGAAATATATAGAAAAAATTTAGAAATGGCTATGTTAAGCAAACATGGTGGAGGAACATCTTATGACTTTAGTTTAATTAGACCCATAGGATATTCCATAAAAAATGGAACGTTAGGGACTTCTGATGGAATTATTCCTTTCATTAAATCATATGATAGTACTATCGTAGCTAGTAAACAAGGTAAGACACGTAGAGGTGCTGTAGCTATTTATTTAAACATAGAACATAAAGAATATCCAGAATTTTTAAAAATAAGAGAACCTAAAGGAGATATTAATCGTCAATGTCATAATGTTCATCAAGGAGTGATAATTTCTAATTCTTTTATGGAAAAAGTATTAGAAAAAAATGGAAAAGAACGAACTTTATGGATTGATACTCTTAAAGAACGTGTTCAAACTGGAGAACCATATCTTTTTTTTCAAGAAAATGCTAATAAAAATATTCCAGAAAATTGGAAAAAGCATGGATTAAAAATACATCACAGTAATCTTTGTTCAGAAATTATGTTGCCAACAAATGAAAATCATACTCTTGTATGTTGTCTATCTTCTCTAAATTTATATAGATATATAGAATGGAAAAATACAAATACTGTTTTTTATGCTATTTTATTTCTTGATGCAGTAATGCAAGAATTTATTGATAAAGGAAAATATATACGGGGAATAGAGGACGCTGTTCGTTTTGCAGAAAAAAGTAGAGCTTTGGGTTTAGGAACTTTAGGGTGGCATTCGTATTTACAATCTAATATGATTCCTTTTATATCTGTTAAATCTAAAATATTAACACATAATATATTTAGGTATATACAAGTAGAAACCAAAAAAGCTACTAAATATTTGGCTAAAGAATATGGAGAATCTGAATGGAATATAGGAACTGGAAGAAGAAATTTAACTTTAATGGCAATGGCTCCTAATAGAAGTTCTGCTAAATTAGCTGGCGGTCTTTCTCAAGGGATAGAACCTTTGGCTGCGAACATATATGTAGATGACGATTCAAAAGGAATGCATATTCGTAAAAATCCTTATTTGGAAAAAATTCTCATAAAAAATGGAAATAATCTTCCGGAAGTTTGGGAACAAATAGCTAATGAAAAAGGATCCTGTCTTGGATTGACCTCTCTTAGTGAAGAACAAAAAAATGTTTTCAGATGTTTCAAAGAAATTAATCAATTAGAATTAATTAAACAAGCTAGCATACGACAAAGATATATTGATCAAGGACAAAGCATTAATCTTTCTTTTCATCAAAATGCTCCAGCAAAATATATAAATAAAGTTCATCTTGAAGCTTGGAAAATAGGATTAAAAAGTCTTTATTATTATAGAAGTGAAAGTATTCTTCGTGCAGATATTAAACGTGATTTATACTTGGAAAGTATGTTATAA